A DNA window from Mobula hypostoma chromosome 3, sMobHyp1.1, whole genome shotgun sequence contains the following coding sequences:
- the LOC134343546 gene encoding interleukin-6-like translates to MGLAESFYLLLLVHCGRVATFPLTERPAAPGPSCATCDSLALQIQSSAAELRDAQLCDYFSFCDGDQGSLLTSDLNLPQIRSQDRCTKISFHKETCLKAIAKGLHKYNPLLLLVQTSIVRSSEQIIWMRSSTQRLAELIMHQLNAEFGIISVSESEVESSALDFVSKTDWNRQVNAHVILRDFVRFMEKSARALRFMSL, encoded by the exons ATGGGACTTGCTGAAA GTTTTTACCTTCTGCTCCTGGTGCATTGTGGCAGAGTCGCCACTTTCCCGCTGACGGAGCGGCCGGCTGCACCCGGCCCGAGCTGCGCAACGTGCGACTCCCTGGCGCTGCAGATCCAGAGCTCAGCGGCCGAACTCCGCGATGCTCAG CTGTGTGACTATTTCTCCTTCTGTGACGGGGACCAGGGATCGCTGCTCACCTCCGACCTCAACCTGCCGCAAATCCGATCTCAGGACAGATGCACAAAGATCAGTTTCCATAAG GAAACGTGCCTCAAAGCGATTGCAAAAGGTCTCCATAAGTACAACCCTCTCTTGTTGTTGGTGCAAACATCCATCGTGCGTTCAAGTGAACAAATAATATGGATGCGGTCCAGTACCCAACGCCTAGCGGAACTGATCATGCATCAG TTAAATGCCGAGTTTGGCATCATTAGCGTGAGCGAGAGCGAGGTGGAATCGTCTGCCTTGGACTTCGTGTCAAAAACAGACTGGAACAGACAAGTGAATGCGCATGTCATCCTCCGAGACTTTGTCCGGTTCATGGAGAAATCAGCCCGAGCACTTCGCTTCATGAGTCTGTGA